The Fusobacterium simiae genome window below encodes:
- a CDS encoding toxin-antitoxin system YwqK family antitoxin, with protein MKKIFITLFLILSVFSIVNAKTFKTEKELNDFFIQVDKKIKEEVKKNYREEYNKIKTLSNNGYSFKIEDDGTTLITKNIDLKPKTEITQYFNKKGELYMISSLTSETDKELYALYRKYDKNGNLSIYTYAIDGKNTDKGYYSDGKLAYIREFKILKGEAPIPNGKYIEYYKNTKIKVQGNYKDGKRNGEFKTFLKNGKSAGSVIYKDGKITKSTLANSMKDNASFSILTDVNYNINSHKIVTEEFPNGLLKQYFIFNKDGLLDGENREYYEEGEIKSIFPFKNNVADGNMISYYQNGNIKEKNTYKNGIEEGESILYYENGNLKEKYFMKNEKLDGEAVAYYEDGKIRNKSIFKDGVKLEEEIYKDNEIIKNIFKNNKIVQQDTYSENGILKEKKHTLDNGNMEYISYYKNKNIKQKVLLKDETILKDEFFSENGNIRKNSFLLDGKTITELFEYYPNGKLFRKISTVNEIPNGDLIEYYPNGNMKTKAHYIDGKLNGELIVYFENGNIKEKAFTIGENLIGDAFEYYPSGKLKYKSFFKDGKREGESLSYYESGNLKQKVLYKNGVKNGNAMKFYENGVVKEKAYFVDDKQENEDLYYDEKGKLTKTEIYKNGIKQ; from the coding sequence ATGAAAAAAATTTTTATTACTCTATTTTTAATATTATCTGTATTTTCTATTGTAAATGCAAAAACTTTTAAAACTGAAAAAGAATTAAATGATTTTTTTATTCAAGTTGATAAAAAAATTAAAGAGGAGGTAAAAAAGAATTATAGAGAAGAATATAATAAAATAAAGACATTATCTAATAATGGATATTCATTTAAAATAGAAGATGATGGAACTACCCTTATTACAAAAAATATTGATTTAAAACCTAAAACTGAAATTACTCAATATTTTAATAAAAAAGGGGAGTTATATATGATTTCTTCTCTTACTAGCGAAACTGATAAAGAACTTTATGCTTTATACAGAAAGTATGATAAAAATGGAAATCTTTCTATTTATACTTATGCTATTGATGGAAAAAATACAGATAAAGGTTATTATAGTGATGGAAAGTTAGCATATATAAGAGAATTTAAAATATTAAAAGGAGAAGCTCCTATTCCAAATGGAAAATATATTGAATATTATAAAAATACTAAAATAAAAGTACAAGGAAATTATAAAGATGGTAAAAGAAATGGAGAATTTAAAACTTTTCTGAAAAATGGTAAAAGTGCTGGTTCTGTTATTTATAAAGATGGTAAAATTACTAAATCTACTTTGGCTAATAGTATGAAAGATAATGCTAGTTTTTCTATACTAACTGATGTAAATTATAATATAAATTCACATAAAATAGTAACTGAAGAATTTCCAAATGGACTTTTAAAACAATATTTCATTTTTAATAAAGATGGACTTCTTGATGGTGAAAATAGAGAATATTATGAAGAAGGAGAGATAAAATCAATATTTCCTTTTAAAAATAATGTTGCTGATGGTAATATGATTTCTTACTACCAAAATGGGAATATTAAAGAAAAAAATACCTATAAGAATGGAATAGAAGAGGGTGAGAGCATACTATATTATGAAAATGGTAACCTTAAAGAAAAATACTTTATGAAAAATGAAAAGCTAGATGGAGAGGCAGTAGCTTATTATGAAGATGGAAAAATAAGAAATAAATCTATTTTTAAAGATGGGGTTAAATTAGAAGAAGAAATATATAAGGATAATGAAATAATAAAAAATATTTTTAAAAATAATAAAATTGTTCAACAAGATACATATTCTGAAAATGGTATTTTAAAAGAAAAAAAACATACATTAGATAATGGAAATATGGAGTATATAAGCTACTATAAAAATAAAAATATAAAACAAAAGGTTCTTTTAAAAGATGAGACCATTTTAAAAGATGAATTCTTCTCTGAAAATGGAAATATTAGAAAAAATAGCTTTTTATTAGATGGAAAAACTATAACAGAACTTTTTGAGTATTATCCTAATGGTAAACTTTTTAGAAAAATCTCTACAGTAAATGAAATTCCAAATGGTGATTTAATTGAATATTATCCTAATGGAAATATGAAAACAAAAGCACACTATATCGATGGTAAACTAAATGGAGAACTTATTGTCTATTTTGAAAATGGGAATATAAAAGAAAAAGCCTTTACAATAGGTGAAAATCTTATTGGAGATGCTTTTGAATATTATCCTAGTGGTAAACTTAAATATAAATCATTTTTTAAAGATGGAAAAAGAGAAGGCGAATCTTTATCTTACTATGAAAGTGGAAATTTAAAGCAAAAAGTTCTTTATAAAAACGGTGTAAAAAATGGTAATGCTATGAAATTTTATGAAAATGGAGTTGTAAAAGA